One window of the Caldibacillus debilis DSM 16016 genome contains the following:
- the dapA gene encoding 4-hydroxy-tetrahydrodipicolinate synthase produces MSIFGRISTAMVTPFDAKGYIDFQKTTYLVEYLIQHGSDSLVVAGTTGESPTLTKEEKIALFKHVVKVVNGRVPVIAGTGSNNTKESVELTKKAEEIGVDGILLVVPYYNKPNQEGIYQHFRAIAEATSLPVMLYNIPGRSGVNMLPETVIRLAEIPNVRAVKEAGGDLNQMSEIIANTPDDFALYSGDDSLTLPVLSIGGEGVVSVASHVVGDEMQKMIKAFFAGDYRTAQKWHHTLLPLMKGLFMAPSPAPVKTALQLTGLDVGSVRLPLVPLTAEERNRLMDLLKEVGKI; encoded by the coding sequence ATGTCGATCTTTGGACGCATTTCCACTGCGATGGTCACCCCCTTTGACGCCAAAGGGTATATCGATTTCCAAAAAACGACCTACCTGGTGGAATACCTGATCCAGCACGGGAGCGACTCCCTTGTCGTCGCCGGCACGACGGGGGAATCTCCGACGCTGACGAAGGAAGAAAAGATCGCCCTCTTTAAGCATGTGGTGAAAGTCGTAAACGGCAGGGTCCCGGTCATCGCCGGCACGGGGAGCAACAATACGAAGGAATCGGTGGAGCTTACGAAAAAGGCGGAGGAAATCGGCGTGGACGGGATTCTCCTCGTCGTTCCCTATTACAACAAGCCGAACCAGGAAGGGATTTACCAACACTTCCGCGCCATTGCCGAAGCCACGTCCCTCCCCGTCATGCTTTACAATATCCCCGGCAGGTCCGGCGTCAATATGCTCCCCGAAACCGTCATCCGTCTGGCGGAAATCCCCAATGTGCGCGCCGTGAAGGAGGCGGGTGGAGATCTGAACCAAATGTCGGAAATCATCGCCAACACCCCGGATGATTTTGCCCTGTACAGCGGGGATGACAGCCTGACCCTTCCGGTTCTTTCCATCGGCGGGGAAGGGGTCGTCAGCGTGGCCTCCCACGTGGTCGGAGACGAGATGCAAAAAATGATCAAGGCCTTTTTCGCCGGAGACTATCGGACGGCCCAGAAATGGCATCATACATTGCTTCCCCTGATGAAAGGGCTGTTCATGGCCCCGAGCCCCGCTCCCGTGAAAACGGCCCTGCAGCTGACCGGCCTGGACGTGGGAAGCGTCCGATTGCCTTTAGTTCCGCTGACGGCGGAAGAAAGAAACAGGCTCATGGATTTGTTGAAAGAAGTCGGCAAAATCTGA
- the dapG gene encoding aspartate kinase, producing MKIIVQKFGGTSVRTEENRKQALKHVRKALDEGYKPVIVVSAMGRMGDPYATDTLLSLVGGNDARVSKREMDLLLSCGEIISAVVFSNLLLKNGIRATALTGAQAGFRTNGEFTDAKIIEVNCQRLLKELESHDAVVVAGFQGETEDGEVTTIGRGGSDTTAAALGAALQAEWIDIFTDVDGVMTADPRITDKARKLSVVTYNEISNLAYQGAKVIHPRAVEIAMHADVPIRIRSTYSDSPGTLVTKLAKKNRGGEIRERLVTGIAYVSNISQIKVYAKKDQYNLEVDVFKAMAKEQISVDFINISPNHVCYTVQDHLAEKARAVLESLGYDPVIENHCAKVSVVGAGITGVPGVASKIVTALSEQGIRILQSADSYTTIWVLVKQKDLAKAVNALHDAFRLDEEQWEREAIDEISILSKKMKE from the coding sequence ATGAAAATCATCGTACAAAAATTCGGCGGTACGTCCGTCCGAACCGAAGAAAACCGCAAACAGGCCCTCAAACACGTCCGCAAGGCTTTGGATGAAGGATATAAGCCCGTCATCGTCGTCTCCGCCATGGGGCGCATGGGCGATCCGTACGCCACGGACACGTTGTTGTCCCTCGTCGGCGGAAACGACGCCCGGGTTTCTAAACGGGAAATGGATCTGCTGCTCTCCTGCGGCGAGATCATCTCCGCCGTTGTCTTCAGCAATCTGTTGCTGAAAAACGGCATCCGCGCGACGGCCCTCACCGGGGCGCAGGCGGGATTCCGGACGAACGGCGAGTTTACCGATGCCAAAATCATCGAGGTCAACTGCCAAAGGCTCCTGAAGGAACTGGAATCCCATGACGCCGTCGTCGTGGCCGGCTTCCAGGGGGAAACGGAAGACGGGGAAGTGACGACGATCGGCAGGGGCGGAAGCGATACGACGGCGGCCGCATTGGGGGCCGCCCTCCAGGCGGAATGGATCGATATTTTCACCGATGTGGACGGGGTGATGACCGCGGACCCGCGGATCACCGACAAAGCCCGCAAACTTTCCGTCGTGACCTACAACGAAATCAGCAATCTGGCTTACCAGGGGGCGAAGGTCATCCATCCGCGGGCCGTGGAGATCGCCATGCATGCCGACGTACCGATCCGCATCCGTTCCACCTATTCCGACAGCCCGGGGACGCTGGTCACGAAACTGGCGAAGAAAAACCGGGGCGGGGAGATCCGTGAACGGCTGGTGACGGGGATCGCCTACGTCAGCAACATCAGCCAAATCAAGGTTTACGCCAAAAAGGATCAGTACAACCTGGAAGTCGATGTCTTCAAGGCGATGGCCAAGGAACAAATCTCCGTCGACTTCATCAACATTTCCCCCAACCATGTTTGTTACACGGTCCAGGATCATCTGGCGGAAAAAGCCCGTGCCGTTCTGGAATCCCTCGGTTACGATCCGGTCATTGAAAACCATTGTGCCAAAGTCTCCGTCGTCGGCGCGGGGATCACGGGAGTTCCCGGGGTCGCATCAAAAATCGTAACCGCCCTTTCCGAACAGGGAATCCGCATCCTGCAGTCGGCGGACAGCTACACGACGATCTGGGTGCTCGTCAAACAAAAGGATTTGGCGAAAGCGGTCAACGCCCTTCACGACGCTTTCCGCCTCGATGAAGAACAGTGGGAGCGGGAGGCCATTGATGAGATCAGCATCCTCAGTAAAAAGATGAAGGAGTGA
- a CDS encoding aspartate-semialdehyde dehydrogenase has product MGNQGYHVAVVGATGAVGQQMVKKLEERNFPVKKLTLLASSRSKGKEMVFKGEKIIVEEAKPESFSGVDIALFSAGGAISKTLAGEAVKRGAVVIDNTSAFRMDPDVPLVVPEVNEEDLKDHKGIIANPNCSTIQLVVALQPIRKAFGLKRVIVSTYQAVSGAGAQAVREMVEQTKAVLAGERPQAEILPVRSAEKHYPIAFNAIPQIDVFQDNGFTFEEMKMINETRKIMHFPELKIAATCVRIPAERGHSESVYFEVESDRATEAEIRSVLAGSPGVLLQDDRAGQIYPMPYFASGKDEVFVGRIRRDLDVANGFHMWIVSDNLLKGAALNSIQIAESLIRNQWL; this is encoded by the coding sequence ATGGGCAATCAAGGATATCATGTGGCAGTCGTCGGGGCTACGGGCGCCGTCGGCCAGCAAATGGTAAAAAAATTGGAAGAACGGAATTTCCCCGTGAAAAAACTCACCCTGCTCGCCTCCAGCCGGTCCAAAGGGAAGGAAATGGTTTTTAAAGGCGAGAAGATCATCGTGGAGGAAGCCAAACCGGAAAGTTTTTCCGGCGTGGACATCGCCCTGTTTTCCGCGGGCGGCGCCATTTCCAAAACCTTGGCCGGCGAGGCGGTGAAACGGGGGGCGGTGGTGATCGACAACACGAGCGCCTTCCGCATGGACCCCGACGTGCCTCTCGTTGTTCCCGAAGTGAACGAAGAGGACTTAAAGGATCATAAAGGAATTATCGCAAACCCGAATTGTTCGACAATCCAGCTTGTCGTCGCCCTTCAGCCGATCCGGAAAGCCTTCGGCCTCAAGCGGGTGATCGTCTCCACCTATCAGGCGGTCAGCGGCGCGGGGGCGCAGGCCGTCCGGGAAATGGTCGAACAAACGAAGGCGGTACTTGCCGGCGAACGCCCGCAGGCGGAAATTTTGCCGGTAAGGAGCGCGGAAAAACATTACCCGATCGCTTTTAACGCCATTCCGCAAATCGACGTTTTTCAGGATAACGGGTTCACTTTTGAAGAGATGAAAATGATCAATGAAACGAGAAAAATCATGCATTTCCCCGAATTAAAAATCGCAGCCACCTGCGTCCGCATTCCGGCGGAACGGGGCCATTCGGAATCGGTATATTTCGAGGTGGAATCGGATCGCGCGACCGAAGCGGAAATCCGCAGCGTCCTCGCCGGATCCCCCGGGGTCCTTTTGCAGGACGACCGCGCCGGGCAAATTTATCCGATGCCCTATTTTGCGTCCGGAAAAGACGAGGTTTTCGTCGGAAGAATCCGGCGTGATCTGGATGTGGCCAACGGCTTCCATATGTGGATCGTATCGGATAATCTGCTGAAAGGCGCCGCGCTGAATTCCATCCAAATCGCCGAAAGCCTTATCCGCAACCAATGGCTGTAA
- a CDS encoding dipicolinate synthase subunit B, whose protein sequence is MELRGKRIGFGLTGSHCTYDAVYPEIEKLVEEGAEVVPVVSFTVKNTTTRFGSGEEWIGKIEEVTGKKAIDSIVEAEPLGPKSPLDCMVIAPLTGNSLSKLANALTDSPVLMAAKATMRNQRPVVLGISTNDALGLNGINLMRLISAKNIYFIPFGQDDPANKPNSMVADMTLLADTVKHALAGKQYQPMIIERFRKK, encoded by the coding sequence ATGGAATTGCGAGGAAAACGGATCGGATTCGGATTGACCGGTTCCCATTGCACCTATGATGCCGTGTATCCGGAGATCGAAAAGCTGGTGGAGGAAGGGGCGGAAGTCGTCCCCGTCGTCTCCTTCACCGTCAAGAACACCACCACCCGGTTCGGTTCGGGGGAGGAATGGATCGGAAAGATCGAGGAAGTGACCGGAAAAAAGGCGATCGATTCCATTGTGGAGGCGGAACCTTTAGGCCCCAAATCCCCCCTCGACTGCATGGTCATCGCCCCCCTGACGGGGAACTCCTTGAGCAAGCTGGCCAACGCCCTCACCGATTCCCCGGTGCTGATGGCGGCAAAGGCCACGATGCGAAACCAGCGCCCGGTCGTTTTGGGCATTTCGACGAACGACGCCCTCGGCCTGAACGGCATCAATTTGATGCGCCTGATTTCGGCCAAAAACATCTATTTCATCCCCTTCGGCCAGGATGATCCGGCAAACAAGCCGAATTCCATGGTCGCCGACATGACGCTGCTCGCCGACACGGTCAAGCACGCCCTCGCCGGAAAACAATACCAGCCGATGATCATCGAACGGTTCCGAAAAAAATGA
- the dpaA gene encoding dipicolinic acid synthetase subunit A has translation MLTGLNVAVIGGDARQLEIIHRLIELDAKLTLIGFELLENPFLNAAKEKMDDVRFREIDAIILPAGGTNGKGEVESLFAKEPIFLAEELIGQTPEYCVLFSGIKNEYLKELEKKTGRKVEPVLERDDVAICNSVPTVEGALLLAIQNTDITIHGSKTVIVGFGRVGMTAARAFSALGAKVKVVSGKKEDLARIAEMSLEPVPLAEIGEAVQDADICINTVPALVLTAGVLSKMPSRTFIIDLASKPGGTDFRYAEKRGIKAFLAPSLPGIVAPKTAGKILAGALVELLTDLLIRKEKLNLWNCEENGSDSD, from the coding sequence TTGTTGACCGGACTGAATGTGGCAGTCATTGGAGGAGATGCGCGCCAGCTGGAAATCATCCATCGGCTGATCGAATTGGATGCCAAATTGACGTTAATCGGTTTTGAATTGCTGGAAAACCCTTTTTTAAACGCGGCAAAGGAAAAAATGGACGATGTCCGTTTTCGGGAGATCGACGCCATCATTTTGCCGGCCGGCGGAACGAACGGGAAGGGGGAGGTCGAGTCCCTGTTCGCCAAGGAACCGATTTTCCTCGCGGAAGAATTGATCGGGCAAACCCCCGAATACTGCGTCCTGTTTTCCGGCATCAAAAATGAATATTTAAAAGAGCTGGAGAAGAAAACCGGACGGAAAGTGGAACCTGTCCTGGAAAGGGATGATGTGGCCATCTGCAACTCCGTTCCGACGGTGGAGGGAGCCCTGCTGTTGGCCATACAAAATACGGATATTACGATTCACGGTTCGAAAACGGTGATCGTCGGCTTCGGGCGGGTCGGGATGACGGCGGCAAGGGCCTTTTCCGCCCTCGGGGCGAAGGTGAAAGTCGTCTCGGGGAAAAAGGAAGATCTGGCAAGAATTGCGGAAATGTCCCTGGAGCCCGTTCCCCTCGCGGAAATCGGCGAGGCGGTCCAAGATGCGGACATTTGCATCAACACCGTCCCGGCTCTCGTTCTTACCGCCGGTGTCCTTTCCAAAATGCCGTCCCGCACCTTTATCATCGATCTTGCTTCCAAACCTGGAGGAACGGACTTCCGTTACGCGGAAAAGCGGGGGATCAAAGCCTTTCTCGCCCCCAGCCTTCCCGGCATCGTCGCGCCGAAAACGGCCGGAAAGATCCTGGCCGGCGCCCTTGTCGAATTATTGACCGATCTTTTAATAAGAAAGGAGAAGTTGAACCTATGGAATTGCGAGGAAAACGGATCGGATTCGGATTGA
- a CDS encoding YlmC/YmxH family sporulation protein, producing the protein MRLSELSGKEIVDVKKAERLGILGQTDLEINEQTGQIQALIIPTGKWYQLRKSGGEIRVPWKYIKKIGTDMIIIDFPESEYEDA; encoded by the coding sequence TTGCGGCTGAGCGAACTGAGCGGAAAAGAGATCGTCGACGTGAAAAAGGCGGAACGGCTGGGCATCCTGGGACAGACCGATTTGGAAATCAACGAACAGACGGGGCAGATTCAAGCCCTGATCATTCCGACGGGCAAATGGTACCAGCTGAGGAAATCGGGCGGCGAGATCCGCGTTCCTTGGAAATACATTAAAAAGATCGGAACCGATATGATCATCATCGATTTTCCGGAAAGTGAATACGAGGATGCGTAA
- a CDS encoding M16 family metallopeptidase, with the protein MIKKFTCSNGVRIVLEEIPTVRSVSIGIWVKTGSRNETPKLNGISHFLEHMFFKGTKTRSARDIAESFDSIGGQVNAFTSKEYTCFYAKVLDNHADYALSLLADMFFNSVFDREELIKEKNVVYEEIKMYEDTPDDLVHDLLGKAVYGNHPLGFPILGTEKTLETFTRETLHSYMKERYTPENVVISVAGNVSEAIVKKIESYFGHYQGSSRKIEEDKPVFQKNFITKKKDTEQAHICLGFEGYSFGHERIYPLILLNNILGGSMSSRLFQEVREQRGLAYSIYSYHTAYEDCGMITIYGGTGPEQLDVLFDTIQETLHQLMDKGITEKELQNSKEQLKGNLMLSLESTNSRMSRNGKNELLLGKHRSLDEMIALIDEVTKEEMDDVCREIFSEPYAVALISPDGQLPKAVQ; encoded by the coding sequence ATGATCAAGAAATTTACCTGCTCGAACGGCGTTCGCATCGTGCTCGAAGAAATTCCCACGGTCCGTTCGGTTTCCATCGGCATCTGGGTCAAGACCGGATCAAGGAATGAAACGCCGAAGCTGAATGGGATCTCCCATTTTTTGGAACATATGTTTTTTAAAGGGACAAAAACCCGTTCGGCGAGGGACATCGCCGAATCCTTCGACAGCATCGGCGGCCAGGTCAACGCCTTCACATCGAAGGAATATACCTGCTTTTACGCGAAGGTGCTGGATAATCACGCCGATTACGCCTTGTCCCTCTTGGCGGATATGTTTTTCAATTCCGTCTTCGACCGGGAAGAATTAATCAAAGAGAAGAACGTGGTTTATGAAGAGATCAAAATGTATGAAGATACCCCGGACGATCTCGTGCACGACTTGCTGGGCAAGGCGGTTTACGGAAACCATCCCCTCGGCTTTCCCATTTTGGGCACGGAAAAAACGTTGGAGACCTTCACCCGGGAGACGCTCCATTCCTACATGAAGGAACGGTACACGCCGGAAAACGTGGTCATTTCCGTGGCGGGCAACGTCTCCGAGGCGATCGTAAAAAAGATTGAAAGCTACTTCGGCCATTATCAGGGTTCCAGCCGCAAAATCGAAGAGGACAAGCCGGTGTTCCAAAAAAATTTCATTACGAAGAAAAAGGACACGGAACAGGCCCATATTTGCCTCGGTTTTGAAGGGTATTCCTTCGGGCATGAACGGATCTATCCCCTGATTCTTCTCAACAACATATTGGGCGGCAGCATGAGCAGCAGGCTGTTCCAGGAAGTCCGCGAACAGCGGGGCCTCGCCTATTCCATCTATTCCTACCATACCGCCTACGAGGACTGCGGCATGATCACCATTTACGGCGGCACCGGCCCGGAGCAGCTGGACGTGCTCTTCGACACGATCCAGGAAACCCTGCACCAGCTGATGGACAAGGGGATTACCGAAAAGGAATTGCAAAACAGCAAGGAACAATTGAAGGGCAATTTAATGCTCAGCCTGGAAAGCACCAACAGCCGGATGAGCCGCAACGGGAAAAACGAGCTGCTGTTGGGGAAACACCGCTCCCTGGATGAAATGATCGCCCTGATCGATGAAGTGACGAAGGAAGAAATGGACGACGTGTGCCGGGAGATCTTTTCGGAACCCTACGCCGTCGCCTTAATCAGCCCGGACGGCCAACTGCCGAAAGCCGTTCAATAA
- a CDS encoding polysaccharide deacetylase family protein, with protein sequence MRKPFLQKIWALSMIVLFSYLLVHNPFSEIYVNTLKTEALPASGGKDPLYGEILHKAKNYEKPAQNAKIDKVWKKMPGYNGLKVDVEASYRKMKPYKKFLEDKLVFRQIPPQVHLEQLPPSPIYRGHPDKPMVAFTFNVAWGEEYLSTILEILKKHHISATFFLEGRWAKGHAEAVKMIHEGGHEIGSHSYSHPDMAKISEDEAEAELKKTNDILRATVGIAPKWFAPPSGSFNDRTVALAAKMNMETILWSVDTIDWQKPSPNTIVDRVRKQAHNGAIILMHPTASTAEALEPMISVLKEEGYKIGSVTELLDEKRIITRTLSH encoded by the coding sequence ATGAGGAAACCGTTCTTGCAAAAAATATGGGCCTTATCGATGATCGTATTGTTTTCTTATTTATTGGTACATAATCCTTTTTCTGAAATTTATGTCAATACGTTGAAAACGGAGGCACTTCCCGCCTCGGGCGGCAAGGATCCGCTGTATGGGGAAATTTTACATAAGGCAAAAAACTATGAAAAACCGGCCCAAAATGCTAAGATTGATAAAGTATGGAAGAAGATGCCCGGCTATAACGGCCTGAAGGTGGATGTGGAAGCGTCCTACCGGAAAATGAAGCCTTACAAAAAATTTTTGGAGGATAAACTCGTCTTCCGGCAAATCCCTCCGCAGGTCCATCTGGAGCAATTGCCGCCGAGCCCGATCTACAGGGGCCATCCCGACAAGCCCATGGTCGCTTTCACCTTCAACGTGGCCTGGGGGGAAGAATATCTCTCAACGATCCTTGAAATATTGAAAAAACACCATATTTCCGCCACCTTTTTCCTCGAAGGAAGATGGGCGAAAGGCCATGCCGAAGCGGTGAAGATGATCCATGAAGGGGGTCATGAAATCGGCAGCCATTCCTATTCCCATCCCGATATGGCGAAAATTTCGGAAGATGAGGCGGAGGCGGAACTCAAAAAGACGAACGACATCCTTCGGGCGACGGTCGGCATCGCGCCCAAATGGTTCGCCCCGCCGAGCGGCAGCTTCAATGACCGGACGGTGGCGCTCGCCGCAAAAATGAACATGGAAACGATCCTGTGGTCGGTCGACACGATCGATTGGCAAAAACCTTCTCCGAACACGATCGTCGACCGGGTCCGGAAGCAGGCCCACAACGGCGCGATCATTTTAATGCATCCCACGGCCTCCACCGCCGAGGCGCTGGAACCGATGATTTCCGTTCTGAAGGAAGAAGGCTACAAAATCGGATCGGTCACCGAATTGCTCGATGAAAAACGAATCATCACCCGTACACTCAGCCATTAG
- the pnp gene encoding polyribonucleotide nucleotidyltransferase: MESEKRVYSIDLAGRPLQVEIGQLAKQANGAVLVRYGDSVVLSTATMSKEAKDVDFFPLTVNYEERLYAVGKIPGGFIKREGRPSESAILASRLIDRPLRPLFPEGFRNEVQIISTVLSVDQDCSTEMAALLGSSLALSISDIPFNGPVAGVVVGLIDGQFVINPTVEQMEKSEMHLSVAGTKDAVNMVEAGAKEVPEETMLDAIMFGHEEIKRLVAFQEEIAKEIGKEKVEVTLFEVDPELENEIREMCQKEMVEAIQVKEKLAREAAIQEVKDRVVEHFAGEDEDEEKLKQVNYILDKIEKEEFRRLITVEKIRPDGRKVDEIRPLSSEVGILPRTHGSGLFTRGQTQALSVCTLGALGDVQILDGLGIEEEKRFMHHYNFPPYSVGETGPIRGPGRREIGHGALGERALEPVIPSEKEFPYTIRLVSEVLESNGSTSQASICASTLAMMDAGVPIKAPVAGIAMGLVKSGDHYTILTDIQGIEDHLGDMDFKVAGTKKGVTALQMDIKISGLTYEILKEALEQARKGRLQILESMLKTISEPRKSLSVYAPKILTMHINPEKIGDVIGPGGKQVKRIIDETGVKIDIEQDGTIYITSPDEEMNKKAMQIIESIVRDVEVGQVYLGKVKRIEKFGAFVEILQGKDGLVHISELAEGRVGRVEDVVSVGDEILVKITDIDKHGRINLSRKAVLRDQRRKQRAKR; encoded by the coding sequence ATGGAAAGTGAAAAACGCGTCTATTCCATAGATCTGGCCGGGCGGCCGCTGCAAGTGGAGATCGGCCAATTGGCCAAACAGGCGAACGGCGCGGTCCTCGTCCGCTATGGAGACAGCGTCGTCTTATCCACGGCGACGATGTCCAAGGAAGCAAAAGATGTCGATTTTTTTCCGCTGACCGTCAATTATGAGGAGCGCCTTTACGCGGTCGGGAAAATACCGGGGGGATTCATCAAACGGGAAGGACGGCCGAGCGAATCCGCCATCCTCGCCAGCCGGCTGATTGACCGCCCGCTCCGCCCCCTGTTTCCGGAAGGATTCCGGAATGAGGTGCAGATCATCAGCACGGTGTTGAGCGTCGACCAGGATTGCTCCACGGAAATGGCCGCATTGCTCGGTTCCTCCCTGGCGCTGTCGATCTCCGACATCCCGTTCAACGGACCGGTGGCCGGCGTGGTGGTCGGCTTGATCGACGGCCAATTCGTCATCAATCCGACCGTGGAACAGATGGAAAAGAGCGAAATGCATCTGTCGGTGGCCGGAACGAAGGATGCGGTCAACATGGTGGAAGCCGGCGCGAAGGAAGTGCCGGAAGAGACGATGCTCGATGCGATCATGTTCGGCCACGAAGAAATCAAGCGCCTCGTCGCCTTCCAGGAAGAGATCGCCAAGGAAATCGGCAAAGAAAAGGTGGAAGTCACCCTGTTTGAGGTCGATCCCGAACTGGAAAACGAGATCCGGGAAATGTGCCAAAAAGAGATGGTCGAAGCGATTCAAGTGAAGGAAAAACTTGCCCGGGAAGCGGCGATCCAGGAAGTGAAAGACCGGGTCGTGGAACATTTCGCCGGGGAAGATGAGGACGAAGAGAAGCTGAAACAGGTGAACTACATCCTGGACAAAATCGAAAAGGAAGAATTCCGCCGCCTGATTACCGTGGAAAAAATCCGTCCGGACGGAAGAAAAGTGGATGAAATCCGCCCGCTGTCATCGGAAGTCGGGATCCTGCCGAGAACCCACGGTTCCGGGCTGTTCACCAGGGGACAAACCCAGGCGCTGAGCGTTTGTACGTTGGGTGCCCTCGGGGATGTGCAAATTTTGGACGGACTGGGGATCGAAGAAGAAAAAAGATTCATGCACCACTACAATTTTCCGCCCTATTCCGTCGGCGAAACCGGACCGATCCGGGGACCGGGAAGGCGGGAAATCGGACACGGGGCCCTCGGGGAACGGGCGTTGGAACCCGTCATTCCTTCGGAGAAGGAATTCCCTTACACGATCCGCCTCGTATCCGAAGTGTTGGAATCGAACGGTTCCACTTCCCAGGCCAGCATCTGCGCGAGCACATTGGCCATGATGGATGCGGGTGTTCCGATTAAAGCGCCCGTTGCCGGGATCGCGATGGGCTTGGTAAAATCCGGCGACCATTACACCATTTTGACCGACATCCAAGGAATCGAAGACCATTTGGGCGACATGGATTTCAAGGTGGCCGGTACGAAGAAGGGGGTCACCGCGCTGCAGATGGACATTAAAATCTCCGGGCTCACCTACGAGATCTTGAAGGAAGCTTTGGAGCAAGCCAGAAAGGGCAGGCTGCAGATCCTTGAGTCGATGCTGAAGACCATTTCCGAGCCGCGGAAATCCCTGTCCGTGTACGCGCCGAAGATCTTGACGATGCACATCAATCCGGAAAAGATCGGGGATGTCATCGGCCCGGGCGGAAAACAAGTGAAGCGGATCATCGACGAAACGGGCGTGAAGATCGACATCGAACAGGACGGCACCATCTACATTACCTCCCCGGATGAGGAAATGAACAAAAAGGCGATGCAGATCATTGAAAGCATCGTCAGGGACGTGGAAGTCGGCCAGGTTTATCTCGGGAAAGTAAAACGGATCGAAAAGTTCGGCGCTTTCGTGGAGATCCTCCAAGGAAAAGACGGCCTCGTCCACATCTCCGAACTGGCGGAAGGCAGGGTCGGCCGGGTGGAAGACGTGGTTTCCGTCGGCGACGAAATCCTCGTCAAGATCACGGACATCGACAAACACGGCCGGATCAATCTCTCCCGGAAAGCGGTTCTCAGGGATCAAAGGAGAAAACAAAGAGCGAAAAGATAA
- the rpsO gene encoding 30S ribosomal protein S15, with protein MALTQERKQEIIKEFRIHETDTGSPEVQIAILTEQINNLNEHLRVHKKDYHSRRGLMKMVGKRRNLLNYLRETDVQRYRKLIDKLGLRR; from the coding sequence ATGGCTTTGACGCAAGAGCGCAAACAGGAAATCATCAAGGAATTCCGGATCCATGAAACCGACACCGGTTCTCCGGAAGTGCAAATCGCTATCCTGACGGAACAAATCAACAATTTGAACGAGCATTTGCGGGTCCATAAGAAGGATTACCATTCCAGACGCGGATTGATGAAAATGGTAGGGAAACGCCGCAACCTTTTGAATTATTTGCGCGAAACGGACGTCCAGCGCTACCGGAAATTGATCGACAAACTTGGTTTGCGCCGATAG
- a CDS encoding bifunctional riboflavin kinase/FAD synthetase, whose translation MEIIRINHGEHGENRPFPPLSIALGFFDGVHIGHRAVISAAVEEAERRKCKSAVMTFHPSPKEVLGNRPEEVRYITTVDEKMEEIGKLGVDYLFLVSFTREFAQVLPEQFVDEYLVALNAKHVVAGFDFTYGKFGKGTMESMKEHARGRFTQTTVEKIAIGGEKISSTTIRRMIEAGEVEQVPVFLGRHFTMEGTVVHGEKRGRTIGFPTANIDVWEKYVLPKTGVYLVRMYIHNRWVNGICNIGRRPTFQGDHRLTIEVHLLDFHETIYGERVKLEWLKRVRDEEKFPSVDALVAQMRRDLQTAVDYFSGKESG comes from the coding sequence GTGGAAATCATCCGTATCAATCATGGGGAACACGGGGAAAACCGCCCTTTCCCGCCATTGTCGATCGCCCTCGGATTTTTTGACGGCGTCCACATCGGCCATCGGGCGGTCATATCGGCGGCGGTCGAAGAAGCGGAAAGGCGGAAGTGCAAAAGCGCCGTCATGACGTTCCACCCTTCGCCGAAGGAGGTTCTCGGGAACCGGCCGGAAGAGGTGCGGTATATCACGACCGTCGACGAAAAGATGGAGGAGATCGGAAAGCTGGGCGTCGATTATTTGTTCCTCGTTTCCTTTACACGGGAATTCGCCCAGGTTTTGCCCGAACAATTTGTCGACGAATACTTGGTTGCGCTCAACGCCAAACATGTGGTTGCCGGCTTTGATTTCACCTACGGCAAGTTCGGCAAGGGAACGATGGAGTCCATGAAGGAGCACGCCCGCGGCCGCTTCACGCAAACGACCGTGGAAAAGATCGCGATCGGCGGGGAAAAGATCAGTTCCACGACGATCCGCCGCATGATCGAGGCGGGGGAAGTGGAACAGGTCCCCGTTTTTTTGGGGAGACATTTCACGATGGAAGGAACGGTCGTCCACGGGGAGAAAAGGGGACGGACGATCGGTTTTCCGACGGCGAACATCGACGTATGGGAAAAATACGTCCTCCCGAAAACCGGGGTTTACCTCGTGCGCATGTACATACATAACCGCTGGGTAAACGGGATCTGCAACATCGGCCGCCGTCCGACCTTCCAGGGGGATCACCGGCTCACCATCGAGGTGCATCTGCTCGATTTTCATGAGACGATCTACGGGGAAAGGGTCAAATTGGAATGGCTCAAGCGGGTGCGGGATGAAGAGAAATTTCCGTCCGTCGATGCGCTGGTCGCCCAAATGCGCCGGGACCTGCAGACGGCCGTCGATTACTTTTCCGGAAAAGAAAGCGGATGA